The following coding sequences lie in one Agrobacterium vitis genomic window:
- a CDS encoding ABC transporter ATP-binding protein: MTFLDIQSVSKQYGHVQALTDVSLAIPAASRTAIVGPSGSGKTTLLRLIAGFEMPDSGRIILDGALQAEPGYMQPAHKRGIGIVSQDGALFPHLSVADNIGFGFERGLKNREERIRNLAEMVELDPSILARRPHQLSGGQQQRVALARALGRQPRLMLLDEPFSALDTGLRETMRKAVSKLLAAAGITTILVTHDQTEALSFADQLAVLRDGKLVQAGAPRELYERPIDRQTALFLGEAIIVPAIFAAGKANCALGSIPMEGANTGNGDIMLRPEQICIKPAMTDASRPVRVLDVEFSGASGTVTLQLQGNDVAMPPLSVRMSRLDLPRPGDLSYVTVIGSAHVLPPE; the protein is encoded by the coding sequence ATGACCTTTCTCGATATCCAATCCGTCAGCAAACAGTATGGTCATGTGCAGGCGTTGACCGATGTCTCGCTGGCTATTCCCGCCGCTAGTCGCACCGCCATCGTCGGCCCTTCTGGCTCAGGGAAAACCACACTTTTGCGGTTGATCGCTGGTTTCGAAATGCCGGATTCGGGGCGGATCATCCTTGACGGGGCTCTTCAGGCCGAGCCGGGATACATGCAGCCAGCCCATAAGCGCGGCATTGGCATCGTCTCTCAGGACGGCGCGCTGTTTCCTCATCTGAGTGTCGCCGACAATATCGGCTTCGGATTTGAACGCGGGCTGAAGAACCGCGAGGAACGGATCAGGAATTTAGCCGAAATGGTCGAGCTTGATCCTAGCATCCTGGCCCGGCGTCCTCATCAACTCTCAGGCGGGCAGCAGCAACGGGTGGCACTGGCGCGCGCCCTTGGCCGTCAACCGCGACTGATGTTGCTGGATGAACCATTTTCCGCACTGGACACGGGTCTGAGAGAAACCATGCGCAAGGCAGTATCCAAACTGCTGGCCGCCGCCGGGATCACCACCATTCTCGTCACCCACGACCAGACAGAGGCCCTGTCCTTCGCTGACCAACTTGCTGTATTGCGTGATGGCAAGTTGGTGCAGGCAGGCGCGCCCAGAGAGCTTTACGAGCGACCGATTGACCGCCAAACAGCACTTTTCCTGGGCGAGGCCATCATTGTTCCCGCAATATTTGCAGCTGGGAAAGCCAATTGTGCGCTTGGATCGATCCCGATGGAAGGCGCCAACACTGGCAACGGTGACATTATGTTGCGACCGGAGCAGATCTGCATCAAACCGGCAATGACAGATGCAAGCAGACCAGTGCGGGTGCTGGATGTTGAGTTTTCGGGCGCAAGTGGAACGGTCACCTTGCAATTGCAGGGTAACGATGTGGCAATGCCGCCCCTTTCCGTGAGGATGTCGCGCCTTGATCTGCCAAGGCCGGGCGACCTGTCTTATGTGACCGTCATCGGCAGCGCCCACGTCCTGCCGCCCGAATAA
- a CDS encoding DNA translocase FtsK: MRVPTQNSPRSSDQSGHDDPQSGAVSSSDQGRHSGPNGPLEPWQSAFVLGPNVRFTRTPEAAINKRREAEAAAEQAAVVAALQKAVDQARVSTPMVSVSPDLASTTAMPASIPPESAAQNTGFFGLPKTGSPLIVPRRAPPPRPVNARPPQPVADVSVAEPVQEHEAAQAEMVQVPQIVIAPQFSPETLVRPLSNSQRIESIGADLPQLPEALRLRQAAAAMRMAENIELNLRNESLSVAAAAEIPADGGQAAPVVATAQLWVSDFAFFEMLADPFDLPVEVEAPQVALAPVWTPIPAVEPVSQPVSGSVAALYREIRVRHGAEQAISVPGPTMVIEENAEQPVPAAPVMEQTVELAAEPEIVVDVTEAAPVDLVPWEEPVEPAEVVQALSFVEAQPIVLAPVAIARPISETIRANRAIGGLEMNRHHPFDGDFVFPSISLLQEPPAARAEAMLPEALEQSAGLLESVLEDFGIRGEVIDVRPGPVVTLYEFEPAPGIKSSRIIGLADDIARSMSALSARVAVVPGRNVIGIELPNAVRETVYLRELIECEDYWESRFKLALCLGKSIGGEPVIAELAKMPHLLVAGTTGSGKSVAINTMILSLLYRLKPEECRLIMVDPKMLELSVYDGIPHLLTPVVTDPKKAVMALKWAVREMEDRYRKMSRLGVRNIDGYNARAAQAREKNEVITVSVQVGFDRHSGEILYEDQDLDMSHMPYIVIIVDEMADLMMVAGKEIEGAIQRLAQMARAAGIHLIMATQRPSVDVITGTIKANFPTRISFQVTSKIDSRTILGEQGAEHLLGQGDMLHMVGGGRVCRVHGPFVSDAEVEQVVAHLKTQGRPEYLGTVTEEDGGEPMASAPAIEETYDRAPVGGGSDESDEVYEKAVKVVLRDQKCSTSYIQRRLSIGYNRAASLVERMEREGLVGPANHVGKREIIAGSSSDPVGSGIGFDDVD, translated from the coding sequence ATGCGCGTTCCAACACAGAATAGTCCCCGTTCTTCCGATCAGTCCGGTCATGACGATCCGCAGTCTGGCGCGGTGTCTTCATCCGATCAGGGCCGCCATTCCGGTCCGAACGGACCGCTGGAGCCTTGGCAATCGGCCTTCGTCTTGGGCCCGAATGTGCGCTTTACCCGCACACCGGAAGCCGCCATCAACAAGCGCCGGGAAGCTGAGGCGGCAGCCGAACAGGCGGCAGTCGTCGCCGCCTTGCAGAAAGCTGTCGATCAGGCTCGCGTGTCTACGCCTATGGTCTCCGTTTCCCCCGATCTGGCGTCGACCACGGCGATGCCTGCCTCTATCCCTCCCGAGTCCGCAGCGCAGAACACGGGCTTTTTCGGATTGCCAAAGACGGGGAGTCCGCTCATCGTCCCGCGCCGTGCGCCTCCACCAAGGCCGGTGAATGCGCGCCCGCCGCAGCCCGTTGCCGATGTGTCAGTGGCTGAACCTGTTCAGGAACATGAAGCTGCCCAGGCTGAGATGGTTCAAGTGCCACAGATCGTTATCGCCCCGCAATTTTCGCCGGAGACGCTGGTGCGGCCCTTGTCGAATTCACAGAGAATCGAATCTATCGGTGCGGACCTGCCGCAATTGCCTGAGGCGCTGCGTTTGCGTCAGGCTGCGGCAGCCATGCGCATGGCAGAGAATATCGAGTTGAACCTGCGCAATGAAAGCCTGTCGGTGGCTGCTGCTGCCGAAATTCCAGCTGATGGAGGGCAGGCGGCGCCTGTTGTCGCTACAGCCCAGTTGTGGGTGTCCGATTTTGCATTTTTTGAAATGCTCGCCGATCCCTTTGATCTTCCCGTCGAGGTGGAGGCTCCCCAGGTTGCTTTGGCGCCGGTATGGACGCCCATTCCCGCAGTGGAACCTGTATCGCAGCCGGTTAGCGGCTCGGTGGCAGCGCTTTATCGTGAAATCCGGGTGCGCCATGGCGCGGAACAGGCGATTTCGGTGCCTGGTCCGACAATGGTTATCGAAGAGAATGCCGAGCAGCCCGTTCCGGCTGCGCCAGTCATGGAGCAGACAGTCGAACTCGCCGCAGAGCCTGAAATTGTCGTTGATGTAACGGAAGCGGCTCCTGTCGATCTCGTCCCTTGGGAAGAACCGGTCGAGCCCGCTGAGGTTGTTCAAGCCTTGTCGTTTGTTGAAGCTCAACCGATCGTTTTGGCACCGGTGGCAATTGCTCGTCCCATTTCGGAAACCATTCGGGCCAATCGTGCCATTGGCGGCTTGGAAATGAACCGTCATCATCCGTTCGATGGTGATTTCGTTTTCCCGTCGATCAGCCTGTTACAGGAACCGCCGGCTGCGCGCGCCGAAGCCATGTTGCCGGAAGCGCTGGAGCAGAGCGCCGGTTTGCTGGAAAGCGTGCTGGAGGATTTCGGCATTCGCGGCGAGGTCATCGACGTGCGCCCCGGCCCTGTCGTAACGCTGTATGAATTCGAACCGGCCCCGGGCATCAAATCCTCTCGGATCATCGGTCTTGCAGACGATATCGCCCGCTCAATGTCGGCGCTCTCCGCCCGTGTTGCTGTTGTACCCGGTCGCAATGTCATTGGCATCGAATTGCCCAATGCTGTGCGCGAAACCGTTTATCTGCGCGAACTGATCGAATGCGAGGATTATTGGGAAAGCCGGTTCAAGCTGGCGCTTTGCCTCGGCAAATCGATTGGCGGCGAACCTGTTATCGCCGAACTCGCCAAGATGCCGCATCTTCTGGTGGCAGGCACGACGGGTTCAGGCAAGTCCGTGGCGATCAACACGATGATCTTGTCGCTGCTCTACCGGCTGAAGCCGGAGGAATGCCGGTTGATCATGGTTGACCCGAAAATGCTGGAACTGTCTGTTTATGATGGCATTCCGCATTTGCTGACCCCCGTCGTGACCGATCCGAAAAAGGCTGTCATGGCGTTGAAATGGGCGGTTCGCGAGATGGAAGACCGTTACCGCAAGATGTCGCGGCTCGGCGTGCGCAATATTGATGGTTATAACGCTCGCGCCGCCCAGGCTCGCGAAAAGAACGAGGTGATTACCGTCAGCGTTCAAGTCGGTTTTGATCGCCATTCGGGCGAGATTCTCTATGAGGATCAGGATCTCGACATGTCGCATATGCCTTATATCGTCATCATCGTCGACGAAATGGCCGACCTGATGATGGTGGCGGGCAAGGAAATCGAAGGCGCGATCCAGCGTCTGGCGCAGATGGCGCGCGCGGCGGGCATTCACTTGATCATGGCGACCCAGCGGCCGTCCGTCGATGTCATCACCGGTACGATCAAGGCGAATTTCCCGACCCGGATTTCCTTCCAGGTGACATCCAAGATCGATAGCCGTACGATTCTAGGCGAGCAGGGTGCTGAACATCTGCTGGGCCAGGGCGATATGCTGCACATGGTTGGCGGTGGCCGGGTTTGCCGCGTCCATGGCCCGTTTGTCTCGGATGCCGAAGTCGAACAAGTCGTAGCGCATCTGAAAACCCAGGGCCGCCCTGAATATCTCGGCACGGTGACTGAGGAAGACGGCGGCGAACCCATGGCCAGCGCACCGGCCATTGAAGAGACCTATGATCGTGCCCCGGTTGGCGGTGGTAGCGATGAGAGCGACGAGGTCTATGAAAAGGCTGTCAAGGTGGTGCTGCGGGATCAAAAATGCTCGACCTCCTATATCCAGCGTCGCCTGTCGATTGGCTATAACCGCGCCGCTTCACTGGTAGAACGGATGGAGCGAGAAGGTCTGGTCGGTCCGGCAAACCATGTCGGCAAGCGGGAAATCATTGCCGGTTCTTCATCCGATCCAGTCGGGAGCGGCATTGGTTTTGATGACGTCGATTGA
- a CDS encoding MDR family oxidoreductase, protein MTEPFTAIVIDTVDGKPKGVFRQLTQADLADHDVLVEVAYSTLNYKDGLAFTGAGRIARRTPIIAGADLAGTVVESRSPDWKPGDRVVVNGFGMTETEGGGYSRYQRVKPEWLLRLPEGFSLQEAMAIGTAGYTAALAVLALEDWSAIQPGNGEVLVTGAGGGLGSMAVSLLASRGYQVTASTGRPETHDYLKALGASQFVDRADLAQKAGALQKERWTGAIDSVGSTTLANVIAQTVYNGAVAACGLAGGADLQATVMPFILRGVALLGIDSVMTPMEKRIRAWEFLDKTLNRDHLAAMTTIEPMSNLPALAEAILAGKTRGRVVIDVTR, encoded by the coding sequence ATGACCGAACCATTCACCGCAATCGTCATCGATACCGTCGACGGCAAGCCAAAAGGCGTCTTTCGGCAATTGACGCAGGCGGATCTGGCCGATCACGATGTGCTGGTGGAAGTTGCCTATTCGACCTTGAACTATAAGGACGGATTGGCCTTTACGGGCGCCGGTCGGATTGCCCGGCGCACCCCCATCATCGCAGGTGCCGATCTTGCCGGAACGGTGGTGGAATCGCGCTCGCCGGATTGGAAACCCGGTGACCGCGTGGTCGTCAACGGGTTTGGCATGACCGAAACCGAAGGCGGCGGCTATAGCCGCTACCAGCGGGTCAAGCCGGAATGGCTGCTGCGTTTGCCCGAAGGGTTTTCCTTGCAGGAAGCAATGGCCATCGGCACAGCTGGCTATACCGCGGCCCTCGCCGTGCTGGCTCTGGAGGATTGGAGCGCAATCCAGCCGGGGAATGGCGAGGTTCTGGTGACGGGGGCTGGCGGTGGCCTTGGCTCCATGGCCGTCAGCCTTTTGGCTTCGCGGGGTTATCAGGTGACGGCGTCCACTGGCAGGCCTGAGACCCATGATTACCTGAAAGCGCTTGGGGCCAGCCAGTTCGTGGATCGTGCCGATTTGGCGCAAAAGGCCGGCGCCTTGCAAAAAGAGCGTTGGACCGGTGCCATCGATAGCGTTGGTTCAACCACACTTGCCAATGTCATCGCCCAAACCGTTTACAATGGCGCTGTCGCAGCCTGCGGCCTGGCGGGCGGCGCCGACCTGCAAGCAACCGTCATGCCGTTCATCCTGCGTGGCGTGGCGCTGCTGGGTATCGATTCCGTCATGACGCCGATGGAAAAACGCATCCGCGCCTGGGAGTTTCTCGATAAAACCCTCAACCGCGACCACCTCGCAGCCATGACAACCATCGAACCAATGTCCAATTTACCCGCGCTGGCTGAGGCGATCCTTGCTGGAAAAACCCGCGGTCGGGTAGTGATCGATGTGACGAGATAA
- a CDS encoding 3-carboxy-cis,cis-muconate cycloisomerase, whose translation MSISPFDHSFLSGLFGDEAFSALFAEQADIAAMLSFEAALATAQGEAGVIEVGDATAIQAGLARFTADLDALKTATARDGVVIPELVGQMRKAVGGTSAAKLHFGATSQDVIDTSLVLRLKMAAEHLDERLAALIVGFEQLDAAFGQNALMGHTRMQAAIPITVSDRIAAWAGPLHRHRARLRALLDDGFALQFGGAAGTLEKLGDKGPAVRARLAELLGLEDAPQWHSQRDRIVAFADLLSLISGSLGKFGQDVALLAEMGGEIQLTGGGGSSAMPHKQNPVGAETLVTLARFNAVQIAGLHQSLVHEQERSGAAWALEWLLLPQMVVATGAATKTGLQLIGAIARLGKLA comes from the coding sequence ATGAGCATTTCTCCTTTCGACCATTCCTTCCTGTCCGGCCTGTTTGGCGATGAGGCCTTTTCTGCCTTGTTTGCCGAGCAGGCAGATATTGCGGCCATGTTGTCCTTTGAGGCGGCGCTGGCCACGGCTCAAGGTGAGGCCGGGGTGATCGAAGTGGGGGATGCCACGGCGATCCAGGCGGGCCTCGCCCGCTTCACAGCGGATCTCGATGCCTTGAAAACGGCCACGGCACGCGATGGCGTGGTCATTCCCGAATTGGTCGGCCAGATGCGCAAAGCTGTCGGCGGGACAAGCGCTGCAAAGCTGCATTTCGGTGCCACCAGTCAGGATGTCATCGATACCAGCCTCGTGCTGCGCCTGAAGATGGCGGCGGAACACCTTGATGAGCGGTTGGCGGCATTGATTGTCGGGTTTGAACAGCTCGATGCGGCATTTGGACAAAATGCGCTGATGGGTCATACCCGCATGCAAGCGGCCATCCCCATTACCGTTTCAGACCGGATCGCGGCCTGGGCTGGACCTTTGCACCGACACCGCGCCCGTCTGCGGGCTTTGCTCGACGATGGTTTTGCCTTGCAATTTGGCGGTGCTGCCGGAACATTGGAAAAGCTTGGCGATAAAGGCCCAGCGGTGCGCGCCCGACTGGCTGAACTGCTTGGCCTTGAGGATGCGCCGCAATGGCATAGCCAGCGCGACCGGATCGTTGCCTTTGCCGATCTCCTGTCATTGATCTCAGGCAGCCTTGGCAAATTCGGGCAGGACGTGGCGCTTCTGGCGGAAATGGGTGGAGAAATTCAATTGACCGGCGGCGGCGGCTCCTCGGCCATGCCGCATAAGCAAAACCCGGTCGGGGCTGAAACGCTGGTGACGCTTGCCCGCTTCAATGCCGTCCAGATCGCTGGCCTGCATCAAAGTCTTGTGCATGAACAGGAGCGGTCCGGCGCTGCCTGGGCCTTGGAATGGTTGCTGCTGCCGCAGATGGTTGTGGCGACGGGTGCCGCGACAAAAACCGGTCTGCAATTGATCGGTGCCATTGCCCGGCTTGGCAAATTGGCCTGA
- the pcaG gene encoding protocatechuate 3,4-dioxygenase subunit alpha → MVQPLGYLKESPSQTAGPYVHIGCTPNFSGIEGVFKEDLGSGPLYNDKTRGERITIRGFVYDGGGNALKDALIEIWQADSDGLYNSPSETGGKADPNFLGWARCPGDMATGEFVFHTIKPGKVPFAGGRWMAPHVTFWVVARGINIGLQTRMYFPEEEAANAEDPLLARIEHKVRVPTLIAKKQGNDYVFDIHLQGENETVFFDI, encoded by the coding sequence ATGGTGCAGCCACTCGGTTATCTGAAGGAATCGCCTTCGCAGACGGCGGGTCCGTACGTGCATATCGGTTGCACACCGAATTTCTCCGGCATTGAAGGGGTCTTCAAAGAAGATCTCGGGTCTGGTCCGCTTTATAACGACAAAACTCGTGGTGAACGCATCACCATTCGCGGTTTCGTTTATGACGGCGGCGGGAATGCGCTGAAAGATGCGCTGATCGAAATCTGGCAGGCCGATAGTGATGGGCTTTACAACAGTCCGTCGGAAACCGGCGGTAAGGCCGATCCGAATTTCCTCGGTTGGGCTCGTTGCCCAGGTGATATGGCAACCGGAGAATTCGTGTTTCACACCATCAAGCCGGGCAAGGTTCCCTTTGCCGGAGGCCGATGGATGGCGCCGCATGTGACCTTCTGGGTCGTGGCACGCGGGATTAATATCGGCTTGCAGACACGCATGTATTTCCCGGAGGAAGAGGCAGCTAATGCTGAAGATCCGCTTCTGGCGCGTATCGAGCACAAGGTACGGGTTCCCACACTGATTGCCAAAAAGCAGGGCAATGACTACGTGTTCGACATTCACCTGCAAGGTGAAAACGAAACTGTGTTCTTCGATATTTGA
- the pcaH gene encoding protocatechuate 3,4-dioxygenase subunit beta encodes MKNSLPETGPFFARDRDMHPPAYAPWYKTSVLRSPQRALISLEGTKSEITGPVFGHGLLNETDNDLILNYAKPGEMAIGQRILVHGRVLDERGVGVNGALVEFWQANAGGRYRHKKETYLAALDPNFGGVGRTITDENGYYWFKTIKPGAYPWPNGVNDWRPAHIHFSIFGHGFAQRLITQMYFEGDPMIWLCPIVKTIPDEEAIKRLVAPLDMNAAIPMDMRAYKFDIVLRGRRSTLFENRKEGN; translated from the coding sequence ATGAAGAATTCCCTGCCGGAAACCGGGCCATTTTTTGCCCGTGACCGGGATATGCATCCGCCAGCCTATGCCCCCTGGTACAAGACCAGTGTGCTGCGTTCGCCACAGCGGGCGTTGATTTCGCTTGAGGGTACCAAGAGCGAAATTACCGGACCGGTCTTCGGGCACGGCTTGTTGAATGAGACCGATAACGATCTGATCCTCAACTATGCCAAACCAGGTGAAATGGCGATTGGCCAGCGCATTCTGGTGCATGGCCGGGTGCTGGACGAGCGTGGTGTCGGTGTAAACGGCGCTTTGGTTGAATTCTGGCAGGCCAATGCCGGTGGGCGTTATCGCCACAAGAAGGAAACCTATCTGGCGGCGCTCGATCCGAATTTCGGCGGGGTAGGGCGTACCATCACCGACGAGAACGGTTATTATTGGTTCAAGACCATCAAGCCCGGTGCGTATCCCTGGCCGAACGGCGTCAATGACTGGCGTCCGGCGCATATCCATTTTTCCATTTTCGGCCATGGGTTTGCCCAGCGGTTGATCACCCAGATGTATTTCGAAGGTGATCCGATGATCTGGCTGTGTCCGATCGTCAAAACCATTCCGGATGAAGAGGCGATCAAGCGTCTGGTGGCGCCGCTCGATATGAATGCGGCCATCCCGATGGACATGCGCGCCTATAAATTCGATATCGTCTTGCGCGGACGCCGCTCGACACTGTTTGAGAATCGCAAGGAGGGCAACTGA
- the pcaC gene encoding 4-carboxymuconolactone decarboxylase, with amino-acid sequence MTDKTDTASEAHRRGMKTRRSVLGDAHVDRATAAATAFDQPFQTLITESAWGTVWSGEQWTKRERSMVTIALLAALGQDEEVAMHIRATVNTGATREDIREALMHVAIYAGVPAANHAFKIAKAVYAQMDAEAV; translated from the coding sequence ATGACGGATAAAACAGACACAGCATCTGAGGCACATCGGCGCGGTATGAAAACCAGGCGATCCGTGCTTGGCGACGCCCATGTGGATAGGGCAACAGCGGCGGCAACCGCCTTCGATCAACCCTTCCAGACGCTGATTACCGAAAGCGCCTGGGGAACGGTGTGGTCGGGTGAACAGTGGACGAAACGCGAGCGGTCGATGGTGACCATCGCGCTGCTGGCCGCCCTTGGCCAGGATGAGGAAGTGGCCATGCATATTCGCGCCACGGTCAATACCGGGGCAACCCGCGAGGATATACGCGAAGCGCTGATGCATGTGGCGATCTATGCGGGCGTTCCGGCCGCAAACCATGCGTTCAAGATTGCCAAGGCCGTTTACGCGCAGATGGATGCCGAAGCAGTTTGA
- the pcaD gene encoding 3-oxoadipate enol-lactonase → MKFLKTTDAVIHYHAIGLESGKPVIAFANSLGTDFRIWDEVIERLKDRFAFVLHDKRGHGLSDLGNPPYSMAAHVDDMATLLDHLSLKQVIVVGLSVGGLIAQGLYASRPDLVRALILSNTAHKIGSAAMWNTRIATIQNNGIGALLEPIMERWFTAPFRTTDNSVYSGCCTMLLRQSAEGYCGTCAALRDADFTEQATAIAVPTLCVVGDQDGSTPPALVQSLAALIAGSRFSVVADAGHIPCVEQPDAYVAALLPFLDELA, encoded by the coding sequence ATGAAATTTCTCAAGACGACGGACGCAGTTATTCATTACCACGCGATTGGCCTGGAGAGTGGCAAGCCGGTGATTGCGTTTGCCAATTCACTCGGCACCGATTTCCGGATCTGGGACGAGGTGATCGAACGCCTCAAGGATCGGTTCGCCTTTGTGCTGCATGACAAGCGCGGTCATGGCCTTTCGGATCTCGGAAATCCTCCCTATTCGATGGCCGCCCATGTCGATGACATGGCCACACTGCTGGATCATCTTTCGTTGAAGCAGGTGATTGTCGTCGGTCTTTCTGTCGGCGGTCTGATTGCCCAAGGCCTTTACGCCAGCCGTCCTGATTTGGTGCGGGCGCTTATCCTCAGCAACACCGCCCATAAGATCGGCTCTGCCGCAATGTGGAACACCCGCATCGCGACCATTCAAAACAACGGCATCGGAGCCTTGCTTGAACCGATCATGGAGAGATGGTTTACGGCACCGTTCCGCACGACGGATAATTCGGTCTATTCGGGCTGCTGCACCATGTTGCTGCGCCAGTCAGCAGAAGGGTATTGCGGCACTTGCGCTGCGCTGCGCGATGCCGATTTCACGGAGCAGGCAACGGCTATCGCTGTTCCGACGCTTTGTGTCGTTGGCGACCAGGATGGGTCTACGCCGCCGGCTCTGGTGCAATCGCTTGCCGCCTTGATTGCCGGTAGCCGGTTTTCTGTGGTGGCTGATGCGGGCCATATTCCCTGCGTTGAGCAACCGGACGCCTATGTGGCGGCCTTGCTGCCGTTTTTGGATGAGTTGGCCTAA
- the pcaQ gene encoding pca operon transcription factor PcaQ has translation MIDQRIKFRHLQTFVEVARQKSVVKSANLLHVSQPAVTKTVRELEEILGVSLFEREGRGIRITRYGEVFLRHAGATLAALRHAVDSVSQEAAKAGPPVRVGALPTVATRIMPQAMTAFLAENTGSPIKIVTGDNSVLLEQLRIGELDLVVGRLAAPEKMAGFSFEHLYSEPVVFVVRSGHPLLTGERAPFERMREFPVLMPTRNSIIRPLVDYFLIANGVATLPNQIETVSDSFGRAFLKISDAVWVISEGVVARDIAEGTICALPIDCSPTRGPVGLTVRADAMATLPQSLLMQAIRDAAAAIMP, from the coding sequence ATGATCGATCAGCGCATTAAGTTTCGTCATCTTCAGACCTTTGTCGAGGTTGCGCGGCAGAAAAGCGTGGTGAAATCCGCCAATCTGCTGCATGTCAGCCAACCCGCTGTAACCAAAACGGTTCGTGAGCTGGAAGAAATCTTGGGCGTCAGCCTGTTTGAGCGCGAGGGCCGCGGCATCCGCATCACTCGCTATGGTGAGGTCTTTCTGCGTCATGCGGGCGCAACGCTGGCGGCTCTGCGTCATGCGGTTGATTCGGTTTCGCAGGAGGCCGCCAAAGCCGGGCCGCCGGTGCGGGTCGGCGCGCTACCAACTGTTGCCACCCGCATCATGCCCCAAGCCATGACGGCGTTCTTGGCGGAGAACACCGGAAGCCCGATCAAGATCGTCACCGGCGACAACTCGGTTCTGCTCGAACAATTGCGGATTGGGGAACTGGATCTCGTGGTCGGGCGGCTGGCCGCACCGGAGAAAATGGCAGGATTTTCCTTCGAGCATCTCTATTCAGAACCCGTGGTTTTCGTCGTCCGGTCGGGCCATCCATTGCTGACGGGAGAAAGGGCACCGTTTGAGCGGATGCGTGAGTTTCCGGTGCTGATGCCGACCCGCAACTCGATCATCCGTCCCTTGGTTGACTATTTCCTGATCGCCAACGGCGTCGCCACCCTGCCCAACCAGATCGAAACGGTCTCCGATTCCTTCGGTCGCGCCTTTCTGAAAATCAGCGATGCCGTCTGGGTGATTTCCGAGGGTGTCGTGGCGCGCGACATAGCAGAAGGGACGATTTGCGCCCTTCCGATAGACTGCTCCCCGACGCGCGGCCCGGTCGGATTGACCGTCCGCGCCGATGCCATGGCAACGCTGCCGCAATCACTGCTTATGCAAGCAATCCGTGATGCGGCAGCAGCCATTATGCCTTGA
- the pobA gene encoding 4-hydroxybenzoate 3-monooxygenase, protein MRTQVVIIGSGPSGLLLGQLLHLKGIETVIIDRVGRDYILGRVRAGVLEQGMVGMLEKAGAADRLHREGLPHDGFSLAFDGRDHRIDLFNLTGGDRVMVYGQTEVTRDLMDQRDAAGALTIYDAANVEPHDFSGESPYVTYEKDGVSHRIDCDFIAGCDGFHGVSRKSVPQGAIKEFERIYPFGWLGVMAEVPPVAHELIYANHPRGFALCSMRSNTRSRYYVQCPLEDKVEDWSDDRFWDELRRRLPAEHAEAMVTGPSFEKSIAPLRSFVTEPMRFGRLFLAGDAAHIVPPTGAKGLNLAASDIHYLSEGLIEFYGDKSSAGIDDYSVRALARVWKAVRFSWWMTTMMHRFPDTGDFGQRIQEAELDYLVHSRAASTSLAENYVGLPY, encoded by the coding sequence ATGCGTACTCAAGTCGTCATTATTGGCTCAGGCCCCTCTGGCTTGTTGCTGGGACAATTGTTGCATCTCAAAGGCATAGAGACCGTCATAATCGACCGTGTTGGCCGCGACTATATTCTTGGTCGGGTCCGCGCCGGCGTGCTGGAGCAGGGCATGGTGGGCATGCTGGAAAAGGCCGGTGCTGCCGACCGCCTCCACCGGGAAGGCCTTCCGCATGACGGTTTTTCGCTGGCATTCGATGGGCGTGATCACCGCATCGATCTTTTCAATCTGACCGGCGGCGACCGGGTTATGGTATATGGCCAAACCGAAGTGACCCGCGATCTGATGGACCAGCGCGACGCTGCCGGTGCCTTGACCATCTACGATGCCGCAAACGTTGAACCGCACGATTTCTCGGGCGAAAGCCCCTACGTCACCTATGAAAAAGATGGCGTAAGCCACCGGATCGACTGCGATTTCATCGCTGGATGTGACGGGTTCCATGGCGTTAGCCGCAAATCCGTGCCCCAGGGCGCCATCAAGGAATTCGAGCGGATCTATCCTTTCGGCTGGCTGGGTGTGATGGCCGAGGTGCCACCAGTGGCCCATGAACTGATCTACGCCAACCATCCGCGTGGCTTTGCGCTGTGTTCCATGCGGTCCAACACCCGTAGCCGCTACTACGTGCAGTGCCCGCTGGAAGACAAGGTTGAAGACTGGAGCGACGACCGGTTCTGGGATGAGTTGCGCCGTCGGCTTCCCGCAGAACATGCCGAAGCCATGGTGACTGGGCCATCCTTCGAGAAATCGATTGCGCCGCTACGCTCTTTCGTCACCGAACCCATGCGGTTCGGCCGACTGTTCCTGGCTGGGGACGCCGCGCATATCGTGCCGCCGACCGGTGCCAAGGGGCTTAATCTTGCGGCCAGTGACATCCATTATCTCAGCGAAGGCCTGATTGAATTCTACGGCGATAAGTCGAGTGCCGGGATTGATGATTATTCGGTACGGGCGCTGGCTCGCGTGTGGAAGGCTGTGCGGTTCTCGTGGTGGATGACCACCATGATGCACCGTTTTCCCGATACCGGCGATTTCGGACAGCGCATTCAGGAAGCCGAGCTGGATTATCTTGTTCATTCTCGTGCGGCGTCTACGTCATTGGCAGAAAACTATGTCGGCCTGCCTTACTGA